In Coturnix japonica isolate 7356 chromosome 9, Coturnix japonica 2.1, whole genome shotgun sequence, a single window of DNA contains:
- the IL12A gene encoding interleukin-12 subunit alpha produces the protein MAEHSVSTGSRAAWLGVRHWVLLAVLCLLLPSTWALPTPAHSLAKGLNCSRALLAAANEALLRVQKQGTLGFECTLEEVDLEDVTNSQINTIKSCTSQDPRPGNCPVLESSTLDRSKCLQGIYEDLKAYKAELGNLKDLRVLTSIDDMMQALQPHSPATPQPLPSTTLGSFQARMRLCGVLHAFCLRAVTISRMLGYLSALTAET, from the exons ATGGCAGAGCACAGCgtcagcactgggagcagagcagcatggCTGGGGGTCAGgcactgggtgctgctggctgtgctctgcctcctgctgccatcCACATGGGCACTACCAACTCCTGCCCACAGCCTGGCCAAGGGACTCAACTGCTCCAGGGCACTGCTGGCCGCTGCCAATGAGGCACTCCTGCGGGTGCAG aaacaggGGACGCTGGGATTTGAATGCACCCTTGAAGAGGTCGATCTTGAGGATGTCACCAACAGTCAGATCAACACAATAAAATCCTGCACATCTCAGGATCCGAGG cCTGGAAACTGTCCAGTACTGGAAAGCTCTACTTTAGATAGG AGCAAATGCCTGCAGGGGATCTATGAAGACCTGAAAGCCTacaaggcagagctggggaacCTCAAGGATCTGAGGGTGCTGACATCCATTGATGACATGATGCAA gccctgcagccccacagcccagccaCACCACAGCCCTTGCCCAGCACCACCCTCGGCTCCTTCCAGGCCCGAATGCGGCTCTGCGGGGTCCTGCACGCCTTCTGCCTGCGCGCCGTCACCATCAGCAGGATGCTGGGCTACCTGAGCGCCCTCACTGCAGAGACATGA
- the LOC107318421 gene encoding caspase recruitment domain-containing protein 8-like isoform X1, translated as MLGMNPVADYIGSTCAHQALRVQLWDQAWKSGIESISADEHELETSCEESAGCAEELPAGAGSSGSGSGSPSSSSSSSSEDDSDTEESDTRRSDEEQEKKESQPVCNESDGADCLPHCEHCRKENAQREQVTPRRLSGGQYLMKLDAEGTYECSVTGLIFEVTKAVTINYSLLSWSKYAGLVEPPWVVGGPLFDVRCEVPSALTSIAFPHSLCLGDGGSHPAFKVLHIKGAGAAIEPSTDFSASHVRWLVSSLSPVGPLIRSEEPLLYHGAVILYKAIDDDPSLLFRVYVATNNDSFIKDISRAVKHSKKKFIKIDKPPVCQKLLQNGKRYRLICEPEAEITPEEIEFVDGSLLKLKSYIEVYFEKPDDFTLSLVELDSDAVVWKAKLRESDWIHYDQNKNEQTRIPSSVKRRKSTNSFSEEEKHCSKKQRSNNYTDGIKSGSLLTDRQLMVIAKLFGVEWKEIAIECLQMEMKDIQQIQANEDEVNIQKFLMLSKWRDREQSNGTAQALCNSLREKVSYEIVQALEGFLAE; from the exons CGGAATCGAATCCATCTCTGCAGATGAACACG AACTGGAGACCTCCTGCGAGGAGAGCGCGGGCTGTGCagaggagctgccagcag GAGCAGGCAGCTCCGGCAGTGGCtctggcagccccagcagcagctccagcagcagctcagaagaTGACTCAG ATACAGAGGAGTCAGACACAAGGCGGTCAG atgaagaacaagaaaagaaagaatcacagCCAGTTTGCAATGAATCGGATG GAGCGGACTGTCTGCCccactgtgagcactgcagaaaagaaaat GCCCAGAGGGAGCAAGTGACCCCAAGAAGGCTTTCAGGAGGACAATATTT GATGAAGCTGGATGCAGAAGGCACATATGAGTGCAGTGTCACCGGCCTGATATTTGAGGTGACCAAGGCCGTCACCATCAACTACTCCCTGCTGTCCTGGAGCAAATACGCGGGGCTGGTAGAGCCGCCGTGGGTGGTGGGCGGCCCGCTGTTCGATGTGCGCTGCGAGGTGCCCTCCGCCCTCACCTCCATCGCCTTCCCGCACTCCCTCTGCCTCGGCG ATGGTGGCTCCCATCCGGCCTTCAAGGTGCTGCACATCAAGGGTGCTGGTGCGGCCATTGAGCCATCCACGGACTTCTCGGCCTCACACGTGCGATGGCTGGTCAGCTCGCTGTCCCCTGTTGGGCCACTCATCCGCAGTGAGGAGCCCCTGCTCTACCACGGAGCTGTCATCCTCTACAAGGCCATTGATGACGACCCCTCCTTGCTGTTCCGGGTCTATGTGGCGACGAACAACGACTCCTTCATCAAG gATATATCAAGAGCGGTAAAACATTCCAagaagaaattcattaaaattgaCAAGCCCCCCGTGTGCCAGAAATTACTGCAGAACGGAAAGAGATACAGATTAATTTGTGAACCAGAAGCTGAAATAACTCCAGAG GAAATTGAATTTGTTGATGGATCTCTCTTGAAGCTGAAAAGTTACATTGAAGTCTATTTTGAGAAACCTGACGACTTCACCTTATCTTTGGTTGAACTGGATTCAGATGCAGTTGTATGGAAGGCAAAACTAAGAGAAA gTGACTGGATACATTATGATCAGAACAAAAATGAGCAAACAAGAATTCCAAGCA GTgtcaaaagaaggaaatcaaccaacagcttttctgaagaagagaaacacTGTAGCAAAAAGCAGAGGTCTAACAATTACACAG ATGGGATTAAATCTGGAAGCTTGCTAACCGATCGACAGCTGATGGTAATCGCAAAGTTGTTCGGCGTGGAGTGGAAAGAAATTGCCATTGAATGTCTTCAGATGGAAATGAAAGACATTCAGCAGATACAAGCAAATGAAGATGAAGTCAATATCCAGAAATTCCTGATGTTAAGCAAGTGGAGAGATAGAGAGCAAAGCAATGGAACTGCACAAGCCTTGTGCAACAGTCTCAGAGAAAAAGTGTCATATGAAATAGTGCAAGCACTAGAAG GCTTTTTGGCTGAGTGA
- the LOC107318421 gene encoding caspase recruitment domain-containing protein 8-like isoform X2: MSRRCPEPDSGIESISADEHELETSCEESAGCAEELPAGAGSSGSGSGSPSSSSSSSSEDDSDTEESDTRRSDEEQEKKESQPVCNESDGADCLPHCEHCRKENAQREQVTPRRLSGGQYLMKLDAEGTYECSVTGLIFEVTKAVTINYSLLSWSKYAGLVEPPWVVGGPLFDVRCEVPSALTSIAFPHSLCLGDGGSHPAFKVLHIKGAGAAIEPSTDFSASHVRWLVSSLSPVGPLIRSEEPLLYHGAVILYKAIDDDPSLLFRVYVATNNDSFIKDISRAVKHSKKKFIKIDKPPVCQKLLQNGKRYRLICEPEAEITPEEIEFVDGSLLKLKSYIEVYFEKPDDFTLSLVELDSDAVVWKAKLRESDWIHYDQNKNEQTRIPSSVKRRKSTNSFSEEEKHCSKKQRSNNYTDGIKSGSLLTDRQLMVIAKLFGVEWKEIAIECLQMEMKDIQQIQANEDEVNIQKFLMLSKWRDREQSNGTAQALCNSLREKVSYEIVQALEGFLAE; encoded by the exons CGGAATCGAATCCATCTCTGCAGATGAACACG AACTGGAGACCTCCTGCGAGGAGAGCGCGGGCTGTGCagaggagctgccagcag GAGCAGGCAGCTCCGGCAGTGGCtctggcagccccagcagcagctccagcagcagctcagaagaTGACTCAG ATACAGAGGAGTCAGACACAAGGCGGTCAG atgaagaacaagaaaagaaagaatcacagCCAGTTTGCAATGAATCGGATG GAGCGGACTGTCTGCCccactgtgagcactgcagaaaagaaaat GCCCAGAGGGAGCAAGTGACCCCAAGAAGGCTTTCAGGAGGACAATATTT GATGAAGCTGGATGCAGAAGGCACATATGAGTGCAGTGTCACCGGCCTGATATTTGAGGTGACCAAGGCCGTCACCATCAACTACTCCCTGCTGTCCTGGAGCAAATACGCGGGGCTGGTAGAGCCGCCGTGGGTGGTGGGCGGCCCGCTGTTCGATGTGCGCTGCGAGGTGCCCTCCGCCCTCACCTCCATCGCCTTCCCGCACTCCCTCTGCCTCGGCG ATGGTGGCTCCCATCCGGCCTTCAAGGTGCTGCACATCAAGGGTGCTGGTGCGGCCATTGAGCCATCCACGGACTTCTCGGCCTCACACGTGCGATGGCTGGTCAGCTCGCTGTCCCCTGTTGGGCCACTCATCCGCAGTGAGGAGCCCCTGCTCTACCACGGAGCTGTCATCCTCTACAAGGCCATTGATGACGACCCCTCCTTGCTGTTCCGGGTCTATGTGGCGACGAACAACGACTCCTTCATCAAG gATATATCAAGAGCGGTAAAACATTCCAagaagaaattcattaaaattgaCAAGCCCCCCGTGTGCCAGAAATTACTGCAGAACGGAAAGAGATACAGATTAATTTGTGAACCAGAAGCTGAAATAACTCCAGAG GAAATTGAATTTGTTGATGGATCTCTCTTGAAGCTGAAAAGTTACATTGAAGTCTATTTTGAGAAACCTGACGACTTCACCTTATCTTTGGTTGAACTGGATTCAGATGCAGTTGTATGGAAGGCAAAACTAAGAGAAA gTGACTGGATACATTATGATCAGAACAAAAATGAGCAAACAAGAATTCCAAGCA GTgtcaaaagaaggaaatcaaccaacagcttttctgaagaagagaaacacTGTAGCAAAAAGCAGAGGTCTAACAATTACACAG ATGGGATTAAATCTGGAAGCTTGCTAACCGATCGACAGCTGATGGTAATCGCAAAGTTGTTCGGCGTGGAGTGGAAAGAAATTGCCATTGAATGTCTTCAGATGGAAATGAAAGACATTCAGCAGATACAAGCAAATGAAGATGAAGTCAATATCCAGAAATTCCTGATGTTAAGCAAGTGGAGAGATAGAGAGCAAAGCAATGGAACTGCACAAGCCTTGTGCAACAGTCTCAGAGAAAAAGTGTCATATGAAATAGTGCAAGCACTAGAAG GCTTTTTGGCTGAGTGA